The following nucleotide sequence is from Geoalkalibacter sp..
AGGCTCTGGAGATGGAGCAGGCCGAACAGGACATCTTCTGCGCGATTCGCCGTGAATTCCTCGCCTGAGCAACCCGAGCAACTCAAGCCGCGCAATTGGTACCAGAGCGTCAACTGTGCCATCGAGGGCATCCTCTGGGCGGCGCGCACTCAGCGTCACATGCGCGTGCACCTGCTGGCGGCGCTTGGCGTGCTGGTCGCCGCGGCGCTTTTGCGGGTCAGTGCCTTGGAGTTCATCCTGCTGACCCTGGCGGTGATCCTGGTCCTGTTCGCCGAACTGTTCAACACCGCCATTGAAGTTGTGGTCGATCTGGTGTCGCCCGGTTATCATCCCCTGGCCAAAACCATCAAGGATCTAGCGGCGGGCGCGGTATTGATGGCGAGCATCGGCGCGGCCATTCTGGGCTACCTGGCGATTTCGAGTCATTTCTTCGGCACCCTGGGCGAGGGCTTGGCCTTGCTGCGGCCGCCGGCGGGTGAAGTGGCGGTGGTGTCGATCCTCATCGTCACCATTCTCGTGGTCCTGCTCAAATCTCTTATTGGGCGCGGGCGTCCGCTGCACGGCGGGATGCCGAGCGGCCACAGCGCCGTGGCGTTTTCCATCGCCACGGCGGTGGCGTTGAGCGGGGTCGGTCCGGTCATTATCTTGTTGACCCTGATGCTGGCGGTGATGGTGAGTCACAGCCGCCTGCTCATGGAAATCCATTCGTTGCAGGAAGTTCTGGTCGGTGCCCTGCTCGGGGTGGCCGTGACCCTGGCGATCTACTTTATCCTTTGAAGCAATTTTTCATGCGCCGAGGGGCGGGACGAAACAGGGAGGAAGGTCTTTTGGACGACGACAGTTCGAGTGGGCGAATCAATGGTCGCACGAACCCCAGGGGATCCTGGCGCGGGTTGATGGAGAAGCTCATCTTCGGCAAAAGGCGCGCCTTGACCGAGGAGGATCTGCAGAACATCATCGACGAATCGGAGGAAGAAGGGATCATCAACGAAGGGGAGGGCGAAATGCTCCACTCCATCTTCGAGTTCGGTGATACCGTCGTGCGCGAGATCATGGTGCCGCGCACCGACATGGTCTGTTGCCCGACCACCGCCGGTTTCCGTCAGATTCTCAATGCGATTCTCACCAGCGGCCACTCGCGCATCCCCATTTACGAGGGTTCGCCGGATCGCATCGTCGGCGTGGTTTACGCCAAGGATTTGCTGCGCTATTGGGGGCGTTCCGAAGAGGACATCAGCATTCCCCGCGTCATGCGCACGCCCTTCTTCGTGCCGGAAACCAAGAACGTGCAGGAATTGTTGCAGGATTTTCGCTCGCGGCGGGTTCATCTGGCGATTGCCGTGGATGAGTACGGCGGCACCTCGGGCCTGATCACCATCGAGGATCTCATCGAGGAGATCGTCGGCGATATCCAGGATGAATATGATCTGGAAGAAGAATGGCTGCAACCGCAGGAGGACGGCTCGGTTCTGGTGGACTGCCGGCTCAATATCGAGGAATTCGAGGAATATTTCAGCACCGAGGTCGAGCGGGAAAAGTTCGACACGGTGGCGGGCTATGTCTTCAATCTGCTCGGGCGCGTGCCCCACGAAGGCGAGGAAATACGCGATCGCGACCTGCTGCTGACCGTGACCGAGTGCGATACGCAGAAAATCCGCAAGGTCCGCGTACGTCGGGTGCCCCTTGATGCGGAGAGCAATTCGAGCTCCGGCGCTTCATGAAAGGGCCGCTTCTGGACAGAACGAGCATTGCCGCGGCTGTTTCGGGCGTGCTGCTGGCCTTGGCCTTTCCGCGTCCCGATCTGGCGGAATTGGCCTGGGTCGCGCTTGTTCCGCTGTTCCTGGTCATGGAAAAGCGTCCCTTTCGCAGCGGCTTCACGGCGGGCGTGGTCTTTTTCGCTCTCGTTCTCTACTGGCTCAACATCGTCATGACCACCTACGGCGGCCTGCATCCCGTGCTGTCGGCCGCCGCCTACCTGATGCTGGTTCTCTATTTGGCGCTCTTCTTCGGCACCACCACCTGGGCCGCTTGCCGCATCCGGGAAAGGCTCGGTGTTCCCCCGACCCTGACCCTGCCGGTCCTCTGGGTGGCGCTGGAGTTCCTGCGCTCCTTTGTGCTCACGGGCTTTCCCTGGGCAACCCT
It contains:
- a CDS encoding diacylglycerol kinase gives rise to the protein MNSSPEQPEQLKPRNWYQSVNCAIEGILWAARTQRHMRVHLLAALGVLVAAALLRVSALEFILLTLAVILVLFAELFNTAIEVVVDLVSPGYHPLAKTIKDLAAGAVLMASIGAAILGYLAISSHFFGTLGEGLALLRPPAGEVAVVSILIVTILVVLLKSLIGRGRPLHGGMPSGHSAVAFSIATAVALSGVGPVIILLTLMLAVMVSHSRLLMEIHSLQEVLVGALLGVAVTLAIYFIL
- a CDS encoding hemolysin family protein; the encoded protein is MEKLIFGKRRALTEEDLQNIIDESEEEGIINEGEGEMLHSIFEFGDTVVREIMVPRTDMVCCPTTAGFRQILNAILTSGHSRIPIYEGSPDRIVGVVYAKDLLRYWGRSEEDISIPRVMRTPFFVPETKNVQELLQDFRSRRVHLAIAVDEYGGTSGLITIEDLIEEIVGDIQDEYDLEEEWLQPQEDGSVLVDCRLNIEEFEEYFSTEVEREKFDTVAGYVFNLLGRVPHEGEEIRDRDLLLTVTECDTQKIRKVRVRRVPLDAESNSSSGAS